One genomic segment of Nonomuraea coxensis DSM 45129 includes these proteins:
- the ligD gene encoding non-homologous end-joining DNA ligase, giving the protein MAKKVPVKVDGRELTLSNLDKVLYPDCGFTKAEVIDYYTRIAPVLLPHLAGRPLTVKRYPNGVTGQFFFEKNAPEHTPDWVRRVNLPAPGSTKNRESIDFALVEDLPTLVYYANLAALELHVPQWRVDDDGEALPPDTIVFDLDPGAPATIVQCAEVALMLREALKAEGLAARPKTSGSKGMQLCADWDCGEEPSAYARKLARLLEKEHPKQVVSVMAKAARPGKVFIDWSQNNPAKTTVAPYSLRARERPTVSTPLTWKEVESCEHPEDLVFTAPDVLARAENRGDLFARA; this is encoded by the coding sequence GTGGCCAAGAAGGTCCCCGTCAAGGTGGACGGACGCGAGCTGACCCTCAGCAACCTGGACAAGGTGCTCTATCCGGACTGCGGCTTCACCAAGGCCGAGGTCATCGACTACTACACCAGGATCGCCCCCGTCCTGCTGCCGCACCTCGCGGGCCGCCCACTGACCGTCAAGCGCTACCCCAACGGCGTGACCGGCCAGTTCTTCTTCGAGAAGAACGCCCCCGAGCACACCCCCGACTGGGTACGCCGGGTCAACCTCCCCGCGCCCGGCAGCACCAAGAACCGCGAGAGCATCGACTTCGCGCTGGTCGAGGACCTGCCGACGCTCGTCTACTACGCGAACCTCGCCGCCCTGGAACTGCACGTGCCGCAGTGGCGCGTGGACGACGACGGCGAGGCACTGCCCCCTGACACGATCGTCTTCGACCTCGATCCCGGGGCGCCGGCGACGATCGTCCAGTGCGCCGAGGTCGCGCTCATGCTGCGCGAGGCGCTGAAGGCCGAGGGGCTGGCCGCCAGGCCGAAGACGAGCGGCAGCAAGGGCATGCAGCTCTGCGCGGACTGGGACTGCGGGGAGGAGCCCTCCGCGTACGCCAGGAAGCTGGCCAGGCTCCTGGAGAAGGAGCACCCGAAGCAGGTCGTCAGCGTCATGGCCAAGGCCGCGCGGCCCGGCAAGGTCTTCATCGACTGGAGCCAGAACAACCCGGCGAAGACCACCGTGGCCCCCTACTCGCTGCGGGCTCGCGAGCGGCCGACCGTGTCGACGCCCCTGACGTGGAAAGAGGTGGAAAGCTGTGAGCATCCGGAGGATCTGGTGTTCACGGCGCCCGACGTACTCGCGAGGGCCGAGAACCGCGGCGACCTTTTCGCGCGGGCGTAG
- a CDS encoding TetR/AcrR family transcriptional regulator yields MTATPDAKPRGTRLPRLARRRQLLSAAQEVFVENGYHAAAMDEIADRAGVSKPVLYQHFPGKLELYLALLDLHVDDMVNRCRDALASTNENKLRVQATFQAFFDFVSTQGEAFRLVFESDLRNVAPVRQRVERSLRECAEMVSALIQEDTGCTSDEAHLLGVGLVGMAEVSARYWVTTHGSIPKDAAEQMMARLAWRGISGFPRTA; encoded by the coding sequence GTGACCGCAACCCCGGACGCCAAGCCCCGGGGCACCCGGCTGCCCCGACTCGCCCGCCGCCGGCAGCTCCTGAGCGCCGCGCAGGAAGTGTTCGTCGAGAACGGCTACCACGCGGCCGCCATGGACGAGATCGCCGACCGGGCAGGGGTCAGCAAGCCCGTGCTCTACCAGCACTTCCCGGGCAAGCTGGAGCTCTACCTCGCGCTGCTCGACCTGCACGTCGACGACATGGTCAACCGCTGCAGGGACGCCCTGGCCTCCACCAACGAGAACAAACTGCGCGTCCAGGCCACCTTCCAGGCGTTCTTCGACTTCGTCTCCACCCAGGGCGAGGCCTTCCGGCTCGTCTTCGAGTCCGACCTGCGCAACGTCGCCCCGGTGCGGCAGCGCGTCGAGCGGTCCCTGCGCGAGTGCGCCGAGATGGTCAGCGCGCTCATCCAGGAGGACACCGGCTGCACCAGCGACGAGGCACATCTGCTGGGGGTCGGCCTGGTCGGCATGGCCGAGGTGAGCGCCCGCTACTGGGTGACGACGCACGGGTCCATCCCGAAGGACGCGGCCGAGCAGATGATGGCCCGCCTCGCCTGGCGCGGCATCAGCGGTTTTCCGCGTACGGCATAA
- a CDS encoding DUF3107 domain-containing protein: MEVKIGVRSVHRELVVETDLSAEQVEEEIRNALSVERGVFAITDVKGRRVVVPVASLGFIEIGEDASRPVGFGGTL; this comes from the coding sequence ATGGAAGTCAAGATCGGCGTACGTTCCGTGCACCGCGAGCTCGTTGTCGAGACCGACCTGTCCGCCGAGCAGGTCGAGGAGGAGATCAGGAACGCGCTCTCCGTCGAGAGAGGCGTCTTCGCCATCACCGACGTGAAGGGGCGCCGGGTGGTCGTGCCGGTGGCCTCGCTCGGGTTCATCGAGATCGGCGAGGACGCGTCCAGGCCGGTGGGCTTCGGCGGCACGCTGTAG
- a CDS encoding ferritin-like fold-containing protein produces the protein MKESPGVVDLLGVLAYAELSAYARMTEDAATLAPSLADRAALSELAVAEYAHFSLLRDHLAGLGADPDAAMTPFVAALDAWHAQTRPADWLQALVKTYVGDGIANDFYREVARHLDPSVAKLVDEVLVDEVRSQFAVERVRAEVEADPAAGARLALWARRLVGEALSQAQQVAAARPELALSLVEASGGQADISRLFATLTEEHNKRMAALGI, from the coding sequence ATGAAGGAGTCTCCAGGAGTCGTCGACCTGCTCGGTGTGCTGGCGTACGCGGAACTCAGCGCCTACGCCCGGATGACCGAGGACGCGGCCACGCTGGCGCCCTCGCTGGCCGACCGCGCGGCGCTGAGCGAACTGGCGGTCGCCGAGTACGCCCACTTCAGCCTGCTGCGCGACCACCTCGCCGGGCTGGGCGCCGATCCTGACGCGGCGATGACGCCGTTCGTCGCGGCGCTGGACGCCTGGCACGCCCAGACCCGCCCGGCCGACTGGCTGCAGGCGCTGGTCAAGACGTACGTGGGGGACGGCATCGCCAACGACTTCTACCGGGAGGTGGCCAGGCACCTCGACCCGTCGGTCGCCAAGCTGGTGGACGAGGTGCTGGTGGACGAGGTGCGCTCGCAGTTCGCGGTGGAGCGGGTGCGCGCCGAGGTCGAGGCGGACCCGGCGGCCGGGGCGCGGCTGGCGCTGTGGGCGCGCCGGCTCGTGGGGGAGGCGCTCAGCCAGGCCCAGCAGGTGGCGGCGGCGCGGCCGGAGCTGGCGCTGTCGCTGGTGGAGGCGAGCGGCGGGCAGGCCGACATCTCCCGGCTCTTCGCGACGCTGACCGAGGAGCACAACAAGCGGATGGCGGCGCTGGGCATCTGA
- a CDS encoding DEAD/DEAH box helicase, translated as MALPLALSGQDLIGQARTGTGKTYAFGIAMLQGIGKPRKNRKKPRGLVVVPTRELAVQVSEDLVTAAGKLGSRVLTVYGGRAYEPQVEALKAGVDVVVGTPGRLLDLVKQKHLDLSQVTSLVLDEADRMLDLGFLPDVERIFKLVPAERQTMLFSATMPGEVVGLSRKYLNRPTHIRAEHESGEGEATPQVRQLVWRTHRMDKIEIVSRLLQADGRGLTMVFCETKRACDMVAEQLDTRGFAVAAVHGDLGQGQREQALRAFRNGKIDVLVATDVAARGIDIDDVTHVVNYDCPTDDKTYVHRIGRTGRAGRTGIAVTFVEWEELTRWKMINNMLGLDFAEPEETYSTSPHVYTELNIPEGTKGVLPHANRSRAGLSAEHLEDLGETGRGRGRGGRRRDERDHDRDRERDRERPARTQRQRRRTRGGKELAETAPVETSEVELVDAQAEETPAIFTPDEVGAVSAQPKRVRTRRGAASTAIEQALSVAPEPALAPAGAPADGAVAEAPPESFPVEAPARATRSRRTAAKASAPVTTGAEQAPPVAEQAQAAAEQAPVAKRAPVAEQAPVVERAPVAERAGGVAERQEMRMQAEPEPSFLAPPPPAPVRQPERIIPPSPFAVIFQSPDLATDDDDIAPSAASERKQQRRQSRGGGGNRRRAG; from the coding sequence ATGGCGCTCCCGCTCGCGCTGAGCGGCCAGGACCTCATCGGTCAGGCACGCACCGGCACGGGCAAGACCTACGCGTTCGGCATCGCCATGCTGCAAGGCATCGGCAAGCCGCGCAAGAACCGCAAGAAGCCCCGCGGGCTGGTCGTCGTACCGACGAGAGAGCTGGCCGTCCAGGTCAGTGAGGACCTCGTGACCGCCGCGGGCAAGCTCGGCTCCCGGGTGCTGACCGTCTATGGCGGTCGGGCGTACGAGCCCCAGGTCGAAGCGCTCAAGGCGGGGGTCGACGTCGTCGTCGGCACCCCCGGCCGGCTGCTCGACCTGGTCAAGCAGAAGCACCTCGACCTGAGCCAGGTCACCTCACTCGTCCTCGACGAGGCCGACCGCATGCTCGACCTGGGCTTCCTGCCCGACGTCGAGCGCATCTTCAAGCTGGTCCCGGCAGAGCGGCAGACGATGCTGTTCTCCGCGACCATGCCGGGCGAGGTCGTCGGGCTGTCGCGCAAATACCTCAACCGCCCGACGCACATCCGCGCCGAGCACGAGAGCGGCGAGGGCGAGGCGACGCCGCAGGTGCGCCAGCTCGTGTGGCGCACCCACCGCATGGACAAGATCGAGATCGTGTCGCGGCTGCTCCAGGCCGACGGCCGCGGGCTCACCATGGTCTTCTGCGAGACCAAGCGGGCCTGCGACATGGTCGCCGAGCAGCTCGACACCCGCGGCTTCGCGGTCGCGGCCGTCCACGGCGACCTCGGCCAGGGCCAGCGCGAGCAGGCGCTGCGGGCGTTCCGCAACGGCAAGATCGACGTGCTCGTGGCCACCGACGTGGCCGCGCGCGGCATCGACATCGACGACGTCACGCACGTGGTCAACTACGACTGCCCGACGGACGACAAGACGTACGTGCACCGCATCGGCCGCACCGGCCGGGCCGGGCGCACGGGCATCGCGGTCACCTTCGTGGAGTGGGAGGAGCTGACCCGGTGGAAGATGATCAACAACATGCTCGGGCTCGACTTCGCCGAGCCTGAGGAGACCTACTCCACCTCGCCGCACGTCTACACCGAGCTCAACATCCCCGAGGGCACCAAGGGCGTCCTGCCGCACGCGAACCGCTCGCGCGCCGGGCTCTCCGCGGAGCACCTCGAGGACCTCGGCGAGACCGGCCGGGGACGCGGGCGTGGCGGCCGTCGCCGCGACGAGCGCGACCACGACCGCGACCGTGAGCGCGACCGTGAACGTCCTGCCCGGACGCAGCGCCAGCGTCGCCGCACCCGCGGCGGCAAGGAGCTGGCCGAGACCGCACCCGTCGAGACCTCGGAGGTCGAGCTCGTGGATGCCCAGGCGGAGGAGACTCCCGCGATCTTCACCCCCGACGAGGTCGGCGCCGTGAGCGCGCAGCCGAAGCGGGTCCGTACGCGGAGGGGGGCGGCCTCGACGGCGATCGAGCAGGCGCTCTCCGTCGCGCCCGAGCCCGCCCTCGCCCCCGCCGGTGCTCCGGCGGACGGGGCGGTCGCGGAGGCGCCGCCGGAGTCGTTCCCGGTGGAGGCGCCGGCGCGGGCCACCCGGTCCCGCCGCACCGCCGCCAAGGCGAGCGCACCGGTCACCACGGGCGCCGAGCAGGCGCCGCCGGTGGCCGAGCAGGCCCAGGCCGCCGCCGAGCAGGCACCAGTAGCCAAGCGAGCGCCGGTCGCCGAGCAGGCGCCGGTCGTCGAGCGGGCGCCCGTCGCCGAGCGGGCGGGGGGCGTGGCCGAGCGTCAGGAGATGCGGATGCAGGCCGAGCCTGAGCCGAGTTTCCTCGCTCCGCCGCCGCCCGCGCCGGTTCGCCAGCCGGAGCGGATCATCCCGCCGAGCCCGTTCGCGGTGATCTTCCAGTCACCGGACCTGGCCACGGACGACGACGACATCGCGCCGTCCGCCGCCAGCGAGCGCAAGCAGCAGCGACGCCAGTCCCGGGGTGGCGGCGGCAACCGCCGCCGCGCCGGCTGA